One Paenibacillus riograndensis SBR5 DNA segment encodes these proteins:
- a CDS encoding response regulator transcription factor: MPTIMVVDDDVFVRQLAGLLLRDEGMDVVEKTDGLEAWDYYLHHSVDLIILDIMMPGMDGWELCRKLREAGDKPMLMVTAKKESLDKVKGFRLGTDDYLTKPFDPMEMVMRVKALLKRYRIATSHIVKLGRVILDKTSYQVHFSDTGGEWTLPLKEFELLYKLASYPGQIFTRDMLIRDIWGYAFNGDERTVDTHVKRLRDKFEQYAEDFRIVTMRGMGYRLEVYHD, from the coding sequence TTGCCGACGATTATGGTAGTGGATGACGACGTCTTTGTCCGCCAACTGGCAGGGCTGTTATTAAGAGACGAAGGCATGGACGTCGTAGAGAAAACGGATGGTCTCGAAGCCTGGGATTATTACTTGCATCATTCCGTTGATTTAATCATTTTGGATATTATGATGCCCGGCATGGACGGTTGGGAGCTGTGCAGAAAGCTGCGGGAGGCCGGGGACAAGCCGATGCTGATGGTCACGGCCAAAAAGGAGTCGCTGGACAAAGTCAAAGGCTTTCGATTGGGGACGGACGATTATTTGACCAAACCTTTTGATCCGATGGAGATGGTCATGCGGGTCAAGGCGCTACTCAAAAGGTATCGGATCGCTACCTCCCATATCGTGAAGCTCGGTCGGGTCATTCTCGATAAAACGAGCTACCAGGTTCACTTTTCCGATACGGGCGGGGAATGGACTCTTCCTTTAAAAGAATTTGAGCTGCTTTACAAACTGGCCAGTTATCCCGGGCAAATTTTTACGCGCGACATGCTGATCCGCGACATCTGGGGTTACGCTTTCAATGGGGATGAACGCACCGTGGACACGCATGTCAAACGTCTGCGCGACAAGTTCGAGCAGTATGCCGAAGATTTCCGCATCGTAACGATGCGCGGCATGGGCTACCGTCTGGAGGTGTATCATGATTAA
- a CDS encoding sensor histidine kinase — protein MINSLYARVVLTFLGVVIVSLLSGFFVQSYFYKSHIGAIVEEKMIGNAQMIIQLYKKLAPKDAKAFAEVSNSMPFYKIRFYDSLGTLLNPGSAAPDRQKDQPYLQQVLKQNKIYRNGSSEDDEITVGLPFALNGSPHALLVTTQTVFFLDEIDSLIRYQQLFTLGLGSILVLIAARYMVRPLRKLTHATQRMARGDFNVGLSTKRRDEIGQLTLSFNAMAAELGKLDMLRRRFVSDVSHEIQSPLTSIKGYTRVLKIKSMDGKTRMQMLNIIDEESDRLSRLCDDLLELTSLEHEHAKPDLQKFRLDEQLRKAAIRLEPQWSARNLDMQLMLEPITIVADEDKMNQVWNNLLGNCIKFTADHGKIMVESFKKGESAVVRMTDNGIGIPEEEISQIFKPFYKVDTARKRNISGNGIGLSIVKRIVDLHHGKIEVSSRLGNGTSFSISLPLEDTKPEL, from the coding sequence ATGATTAACTCGCTCTATGCCCGCGTCGTGTTGACGTTTCTGGGGGTCGTCATAGTCAGCCTGCTCTCGGGATTTTTCGTTCAAAGCTATTTCTACAAAAGCCATATTGGAGCGATCGTGGAAGAGAAGATGATTGGCAATGCCCAAATGATCATTCAATTATATAAGAAATTGGCTCCGAAGGATGCGAAGGCTTTCGCGGAAGTAAGCAATTCTATGCCCTTTTATAAGATACGGTTTTATGACAGCTTGGGAACGCTGCTGAACCCGGGGAGCGCTGCTCCAGACCGGCAGAAGGACCAACCGTATCTGCAGCAAGTGCTCAAGCAAAACAAAATTTATCGCAACGGGTCCAGCGAGGATGACGAGATTACGGTTGGCCTGCCTTTTGCGCTGAACGGTTCGCCGCACGCCTTGTTGGTTACGACCCAGACCGTTTTTTTTCTCGACGAAATCGATTCCTTGATCCGGTATCAGCAGCTGTTTACTCTCGGTTTGGGAAGTATTCTGGTATTGATCGCTGCGCGGTATATGGTCAGGCCCCTGCGGAAGCTGACCCATGCAACGCAAAGAATGGCCAGGGGCGATTTTAACGTTGGCCTGTCTACCAAACGTCGCGACGAAATTGGACAGCTTACCCTAAGCTTTAACGCGATGGCGGCTGAATTGGGAAAGCTGGATATGCTTCGTCGGCGGTTTGTTTCCGATGTATCCCACGAAATCCAATCTCCTCTAACGTCGATCAAAGGATATACCCGTGTGCTGAAGATCAAGTCCATGGACGGGAAAACCCGTATGCAGATGCTGAATATTATCGACGAGGAGAGCGACAGGCTGTCCCGGCTGTGCGACGATCTGCTGGAATTGACCAGCCTGGAGCACGAGCATGCAAAGCCCGACCTGCAAAAGTTTCGTCTCGACGAGCAACTGCGCAAAGCTGCCATTCGCCTGGAACCGCAATGGTCTGCCCGCAATCTGGATATGCAGCTTATGCTGGAGCCGATAACCATTGTGGCGGATGAAGACAAGATGAATCAGGTGTGGAACAATCTGCTTGGCAATTGCATCAAATTTACCGCCGATCATGGGAAGATAATGGTGGAGTCCTTCAAGAAAGGCGAGAGCGCAGTCGTCCGAATGACGGACAATGGAATCGGCATACCTGAGGAGGAAATCAGCCAAATTTTCAAACCGTTCTACAAAGTGGATACAGCGAGAAAACGCAATATTAGCGGCAACGGAATCGGTCTTTCCATCGTGAAGCGGATTGTCGATCTTCATCATGGAAAAATCGAAGTGTCCAGCAGATTAGGGAACGGAACCTCCTTCTCGATCTCACTTCCCCTCGAAGATACAAAGCCCGAATTGTAA
- a CDS encoding S41 family peptidase: protein MKVLIAILTLLTFSMSGTYVQAKENRTQPPPAAATAERQLWQSEGYGHIFDIEGQSVKVYSYTKDSLVPFGKGNIENNGDIYINEIYGNTKFQKQFNAPRFLMGRFVNGSLTDGLGYVRHLKRIDNLPKVKYNGFSNDPVQNFEVFWQSFEENFSFFPLVKVNWKEVYKEYRPKVGAATSEKELEDILTQMFQKLNDGHSIIFGKKGMIFSKSKVEREEFFEANSKSMQRNVEDGYMKGAVKSKLDGRIVYGQTKSGDAYIKLIGFDESDPQKIDQALAEMVQDLANCRNFMIDMRFNEGGEDFFGLKIAGLFAEKRTLAYAKQARTGGYEQFSKPTQVYIEPGAKQFSADNIVVLTSPMTVSAGETGTMALKALDKVTVIGEKTCGYFSDMLLRLLPNKQLFTLSNERYTSPDGTNYEQRGLPPDEKIMIKQADIDAGKDPVMNRALELLKKKP, encoded by the coding sequence ATGAAAGTATTGATTGCCATCTTGACCCTCCTGACATTCAGCATGTCGGGAACCTATGTCCAGGCGAAGGAGAACCGGACGCAGCCGCCTCCCGCAGCCGCAACCGCCGAGCGCCAGCTTTGGCAATCGGAAGGGTATGGCCATATATTCGATATAGAAGGCCAATCCGTTAAGGTCTACAGCTACACCAAGGACAGCTTGGTACCGTTCGGGAAAGGAAATATCGAGAACAACGGCGACATTTATATTAATGAAATTTACGGCAACACCAAATTCCAGAAGCAATTTAATGCCCCGCGATTTCTGATGGGCCGCTTCGTTAACGGCAGCTTGACCGATGGCTTGGGGTACGTGCGGCATCTCAAACGGATCGATAATCTTCCCAAGGTGAAGTATAACGGATTCAGCAATGATCCCGTGCAAAATTTTGAAGTATTCTGGCAATCCTTTGAAGAAAATTTCAGTTTCTTTCCGCTCGTCAAAGTGAATTGGAAAGAGGTGTACAAAGAGTATCGGCCCAAAGTTGGCGCCGCTACCTCCGAGAAGGAACTGGAGGACATTTTGACGCAAATGTTCCAAAAACTAAACGACGGACACAGCATCATATTCGGTAAAAAGGGTATGATCTTCTCCAAGTCCAAAGTTGAGCGGGAGGAATTTTTCGAAGCCAATTCGAAGTCGATGCAACGAAACGTCGAAGACGGATATATGAAAGGGGCGGTAAAGAGCAAGCTCGACGGGCGCATTGTTTATGGTCAAACGAAAAGCGGCGACGCTTACATCAAGCTGATTGGTTTTGACGAGTCCGATCCGCAGAAAATTGACCAAGCGCTGGCGGAAATGGTGCAGGATCTGGCGAACTGCCGCAACTTTATGATCGATATGCGCTTTAATGAGGGGGGCGAGGACTTCTTCGGGTTGAAAATAGCCGGCTTGTTTGCCGAGAAACGCACGCTGGCGTATGCCAAACAGGCCCGAACAGGCGGATACGAGCAATTCTCCAAGCCTACGCAGGTATATATCGAACCGGGAGCAAAGCAGTTTTCAGCTGACAATATTGTGGTGCTGACCAGTCCGATGACGGTAAGCGCCGGCGAGACAGGGACGATGGCCTTAAAAGCATTGGACAAAGTAACGGTTATCGGGGAAAAGACGTGCGGATACTTTTCGGACATGCTGCTTAGACTGTTGCCGAACAAACAGTTATTCACCCTGAGCAACGAACGCTATACATCGCCTGACGGCACTAATTACGAGCAGCGCGGCCTGCCGCCGGATGAAAAGATCATGATCAAGCAAGCCGATATTGATGCCGGCAAGGACCCGGTGATGAACCGGGCTTTGGAATTGCTTAAAAAGAAGCCATAA
- a CDS encoding VOC family protein, whose protein sequence is MIKGLYEAHLPVSNLEVSIEFYKKLGLKFAWRDEETAFFWITEGKSWVGLWEGREVQTPYHPSLRHIAFQVTYEDLKHSLAWLESIQIEAVPFGNRSSVEPFIRPHQGNASVYFNDPDGNSLELMCFVEVPEELRTVTDKLSFEEWETLTGRSAD, encoded by the coding sequence ATGATAAAAGGATTGTACGAAGCACATCTGCCAGTAAGCAATCTGGAGGTTTCCATTGAATTTTACAAGAAACTGGGATTAAAATTTGCCTGGCGCGATGAGGAGACGGCTTTCTTTTGGATTACGGAGGGGAAAAGCTGGGTTGGACTATGGGAAGGGCGTGAGGTTCAGACTCCGTATCATCCTTCCTTAAGGCATATAGCCTTTCAGGTCACTTATGAGGATCTGAAGCATTCACTCGCGTGGCTGGAATCCATTCAGATTGAGGCAGTTCCCTTCGGGAACAGAAGCTCTGTAGAGCCGTTTATCCGGCCTCATCAAGGCAATGCATCGGTTTACTTCAATGACCCTGACGGCAACAGCCTGGAGCTGATGTGTTTTGTCGAGGTACCCGAAGAGCTGAGGACAGTCACAGACAAGCTGTCTTTTGAGGAGTGGGAGACGCTGACCGGCAGATCCGCGGACTAA
- a CDS encoding NAD(P)-dependent oxidoreductase — protein MDVVVFGATGTIGRAIVQEALKRKHEVTAAVRNPASLELEHERLHVTTADILDPATVAEAVRGHEEVISAFGPAAGRENDLLRAAESLLEGMQAAGLERLLVIGGAGTLKTESGEQLMDTPGFPEKFRPLAEAHGHAYEIYSASSLDYTYLSPPAVIRPGRRTGQFRIGLDRLVVDENGDSSISVEDFAVAVIDELEEGNFSRTRFTVGY, from the coding sequence ATGGATGTTGTGGTTTTTGGAGCAACGGGAACCATCGGCAGAGCCATTGTGCAGGAAGCGCTAAAAAGAAAACATGAGGTCACCGCAGCGGTCCGCAATCCGGCTTCACTGGAGCTGGAACATGAGCGCCTGCATGTCACTACAGCAGATATTCTGGACCCGGCGACGGTAGCAGAGGCGGTACGCGGGCATGAAGAAGTGATCAGTGCGTTTGGTCCCGCAGCCGGGCGGGAGAACGACCTGCTGCGTGCGGCGGAGAGTCTGCTGGAGGGCATGCAGGCTGCAGGCCTGGAGCGGCTGCTGGTAATTGGCGGAGCGGGGACCCTGAAGACGGAATCAGGCGAGCAGCTGATGGATACGCCGGGGTTCCCCGAGAAGTTCCGGCCGCTGGCGGAGGCGCATGGACATGCCTATGAAATCTATAGCGCCTCTTCATTGGACTACACGTATCTCAGTCCGCCTGCCGTGATCCGCCCCGGCCGCCGGACCGGACAGTTCCGCATCGGCCTGGACCGCCTGGTGGTGGATGAGAACGGAGACAGCAGCATCAGCGTGGAGGATTTTGCCGTAGCCGTCATTGATGAGCTGGAGGAAGGAAACTTCAGCCGGACCCGGTTTACGGTGGGATACTAA
- the tnpA gene encoding IS200/IS605 family transposase has protein sequence MANKSYSLAHTKWMCKYHIVFTPKYRRKEIYNQVRKDLIEIFKRLCKYKGVDIIEGHMMPDHVHMLVAIPPKISVSSFMGYLKGKSSLMIFEKHASLKYKYGNRKFWAEGYYVSTVGLNEATVAKYIREQEAHDQAIDKLSVKEYEDPFSRNSSKKK, from the coding sequence ATGGCAAACAAGAGCTACAGTTTGGCTCACACAAAGTGGATGTGCAAATACCACATTGTATTCACCCCGAAGTATAGACGGAAAGAGATCTATAATCAAGTGAGAAAAGACTTGATCGAAATCTTCAAACGTTTATGTAAATACAAGGGAGTCGATATTATCGAAGGTCACATGATGCCAGATCATGTACATATGCTCGTAGCGATCCCACCCAAAATCTCAGTATCCTCGTTTATGGGCTATCTGAAGGGGAAGAGCTCCCTGATGATATTTGAGAAGCATGCCAGCTTAAAGTATAAGTATGGCAATCGCAAATTTTGGGCGGAGGGATACTACGTCAGCACGGTAGGCCTAAATGAAGCCACAGTAGCAAAATATATACGTGAACAAGAAGCACATGACCAAGCGATTGATAAATTGAGTGTGAAAGAATACGAAGACCCGTTCAGTAGAAACAGTAGCAAGAAGAAGTAA
- a CDS encoding IS110 family transposase: MDAIRERCAGLDIHQETVVVCLLSGPLEKKPKSVIETFGTTTRELLRLQEWLEQQGCTEIAMESTGVFWKPVWNILESTCTITLANPQRIRNMPGKKTDVKDAEWIAKLHRCGLIEGSFVPDEPIRDLRDLTRYLRKLKQNATQEKNRIHKILQDANIKLTTYVSDLFGVLVVRYWTRL; this comes from the coding sequence ATGGATGCCATTCGTGAACGCTGTGCCGGGTTGGATATTCATCAGGAGACGGTGGTGGTTTGTCTACTGAGTGGCCCCCTGGAGAAGAAACCCAAGTCCGTGATCGAGACGTTTGGAACCACGACCCGCGAGCTTTTGAGATTACAGGAGTGGCTGGAGCAGCAGGGATGTACCGAGATTGCCATGGAAAGTACAGGGGTCTTTTGGAAACCCGTGTGGAACATTCTAGAAAGCACCTGTACGATCACGCTGGCCAACCCGCAACGCATCCGCAATATGCCCGGGAAGAAGACCGACGTCAAGGATGCCGAGTGGATCGCCAAGCTCCACCGCTGCGGCTTGATTGAGGGAAGCTTTGTCCCGGACGAGCCCATCCGCGATTTGCGTGACCTTACCCGGTATCTGCGCAAGCTTAAGCAAAACGCGACGCAAGAAAAGAACCGGATTCACAAAATTCTACAAGATGCCAACATTAAACTGACCACGTATGTCTCCGATCTTTTTGGCGTTCTGGTCGTGCGCTACTGGACTCGATTGTGA
- a CDS encoding transposase, which produces MNGEVLEVHEVRKLVHTRLKMKVPSLVEALNGRLRLHHRKMIRRHWDHLQYLESEMQTLEAEIEELVQPYMKEIELLDTIPGVSTDAAASIVAELGTDMSPFPSEAHLASWVGVCPANHESAGKKKVKRTNAGIEV; this is translated from the coding sequence GTGAATGGCGAAGTGCTGGAGGTGCATGAGGTCCGCAAGCTGGTGCATACCCGGCTGAAGATGAAGGTGCCTTCTCTTGTTGAGGCATTGAACGGCCGACTGCGCCTGCATCACCGGAAGATGATCCGGCGTCATTGGGATCATTTGCAGTATCTGGAGAGTGAAATGCAGACGTTGGAAGCTGAAATTGAGGAACTGGTGCAACCCTACATGAAGGAAATTGAACTGCTGGATACCATTCCAGGCGTGAGCACGGATGCTGCGGCGAGCATCGTGGCGGAACTGGGTACCGACATGTCTCCTTTTCCAAGTGAAGCCCATCTGGCCTCTTGGGTCGGGGTGTGTCCGGCCAATCATGAGAGTGCTGGTAAAAAAAAAGTAAAAAGAACCAACGCGGGAATCGAGGTCTGA
- a CDS encoding M24 family metallopeptidase, whose translation MTVEPGLYLPGIGGVRIEDDVLVGTDASRVLTRSPKSDLIVLP comes from the coding sequence ATAACCGTTGAACCGGGCTTATACCTGCCGGGTATTGGAGGAGTCCGGATAGAGGATGATGTTCTGGTCGGAACGGACGCAAGCCGGGTGTTGACGCGCTCACCGAAGAGTGATTTAATCGTGTTGCCATAA
- a CDS encoding bifunctional ADP-dependent NAD(P)H-hydrate dehydratase/NAD(P)H-hydrate epimerase, producing the protein MYVVTAEEMRKLDRETIERLGIPAVALMENAGRAIAEEIIKLCRSRSGSAGSPRGDAGTEAAGTAGAGGGAGIKPPGFTVSGDNALALGGAGAGHWLVLAGKGNNGGDGLAAARYLREAGIAVTLVYAAAPESLAGEAALQRDAAAALGLPAVVYGRDRVDFAAYSGIVDALLGTGSAGAPRGAYAELIAAANSSGKPIVSADIPSGLDADTGQAHEPCIHAAVTVCLAFLKRGLLQYPGAGNAGQVVVRSIGIPAALAREGGVPVSLLTPEVLRTRLQVDVSRRRSPEGHKGTYGHVLLAAGSLGMSGAGLLAARAALRAGCGLVTWALPAMLLPYVIGAAPELMLAAAGGENGTWSAGTAAEVLRLSTGRDVTAVGPGLGRFAGDQEWLRALWEGIAAPMVIDADALNILADSDYSSWTSRCHPVILTPHPGEMARLAGISTAEVQRDRIGLALAYAREHRVTLVLKGAHTVVATPEGEAYVNITGHPGMGTGGAGDVLTGIIAGLLAQGLNAAQAAAFGVYLHGLAGERAARQRHDPSALIAGDIIEAL; encoded by the coding sequence ATGTACGTGGTTACTGCAGAGGAAATGCGGAAGCTGGACCGTGAAACGATAGAACGGCTAGGAATTCCGGCGGTGGCGCTGATGGAGAATGCCGGACGGGCCATTGCGGAGGAGATCATTAAGCTGTGCCGCAGCCGGAGCGGGTCTGCCGGAAGTCCCCGGGGGGATGCGGGGACAGAAGCAGCCGGGACGGCTGGCGCTGGCGGCGGCGCGGGAATCAAGCCGCCGGGCTTCACGGTCAGCGGGGATAACGCGCTGGCCTTGGGGGGTGCCGGCGCGGGACATTGGCTTGTCCTCGCCGGCAAGGGCAACAACGGCGGCGACGGACTGGCCGCCGCCCGGTACCTGCGTGAGGCGGGCATCGCCGTCACGCTGGTGTACGCGGCCGCGCCGGAGTCGCTGGCCGGCGAAGCCGCCCTGCAGCGTGATGCCGCTGCAGCCCTGGGCCTGCCCGCCGTAGTCTACGGCCGGGACCGGGTAGACTTTGCCGCATACAGCGGCATCGTGGATGCGCTGCTCGGCACCGGCAGCGCGGGCGCCCCGCGCGGTGCCTATGCGGAGCTGATTGCCGCCGCGAACAGCAGCGGCAAACCCATTGTGTCCGCAGACATCCCCAGCGGGCTGGATGCGGACACGGGCCAGGCGCATGAGCCTTGCATTCATGCGGCAGTGACGGTCTGCCTCGCGTTCCTCAAACGCGGGCTGCTGCAATATCCCGGCGCGGGCAACGCCGGGCAAGTGGTGGTCCGCTCCATCGGCATCCCCGCTGCCTTGGCCCGGGAGGGCGGCGTCCCGGTGAGCCTGCTGACGCCGGAGGTGCTGCGGACACGTCTGCAGGTCGACGTGTCGCGCCGCCGTTCGCCCGAGGGCCACAAGGGCACCTACGGGCATGTCCTGCTGGCCGCCGGAAGCCTTGGCATGAGCGGGGCGGGCCTGCTGGCCGCCCGCGCCGCCCTGCGCGCTGGCTGCGGCCTGGTGACCTGGGCGCTGCCTGCGATGCTGCTGCCCTATGTCATCGGCGCAGCCCCGGAGCTGATGCTGGCAGCGGCCGGCGGAGAGAATGGCACCTGGAGCGCCGGGACTGCCGCAGAAGTGCTGCGGTTAAGCACCGGCAGGGATGTCACTGCTGTGGGACCCGGGCTTGGACGGTTTGCAGGCGATCAGGAGTGGCTGCGGGCGCTGTGGGAAGGCATCGCTGCTCCAATGGTTATCGATGCCGATGCGCTAAACATTCTGGCCGACAGTGATTACAGCTCCTGGACAAGCCGCTGCCATCCGGTGATCCTGACGCCCCATCCGGGGGAAATGGCCCGGCTGGCTGGAATATCCACGGCTGAGGTGCAGCGGGACCGGATTGGTCTGGCGCTGGCTTATGCCCGGGAACACAGGGTAACCCTTGTGCTGAAGGGGGCCCATACAGTGGTCGCAACGCCTGAAGGAGAGGCTTATGTGAATATCACAGGCCATCCGGGCATGGGAACGGGCGGTGCGGGCGATGTGCTGACTGGCATCATAGCAGGATTGCTTGCACAAGGGCTCAATGCTGCGCAGGCAGCGGCCTTTGGCGTCTATCTGCACGGCCTGGCCGGTGAACGGGCTGCCCGCCAGCGCCATGATCCGTCGGCATTGATCGCCGGAGATATCATTGAGGCGCTCTGA
- a CDS encoding SDR family oxidoreductase — MNPVYPYYGERTVCRVQPISFPPQHQDRQPGLESLMHPRPISENPDSRGSGKLDGKVALITGGDSGIGKAAAIAFAKEGADVAIAYLYEASDAEATQRRIEELGQRCLRIQTDLRCKANCTQAVEHTVRTFGKLDILVNNHGVQYPQQSLLDISEEQLYETYRTNIFPFFFLTQAALPHLRTGASIINTASITAYQGHKELIDYSSTKGAIVTFTRSLALSLADSGIRVNSVAPGPVWTPLIPSSYSAEEVSVFGTDTPFKRAAQPYELAGAYVYLAGPDSTYVTGTCIHVNGGDMVTS, encoded by the coding sequence ATGAATCCTGTATATCCCTATTACGGAGAGCGTACGGTCTGCCGCGTGCAGCCTATTTCCTTTCCCCCTCAGCATCAGGACCGCCAGCCGGGACTGGAGAGTCTGATGCATCCCCGGCCAATCAGCGAAAACCCCGACAGTCGCGGCAGCGGAAAGCTGGACGGCAAGGTTGCGCTGATTACCGGCGGAGACAGCGGGATCGGGAAAGCCGCTGCGATTGCTTTTGCCAAAGAAGGCGCGGATGTCGCCATTGCCTACCTCTACGAGGCGTCCGATGCCGAAGCCACACAGCGGCGTATTGAAGAGCTGGGACAGCGCTGCCTGCGGATTCAGACCGACTTACGGTGTAAAGCAAACTGTACCCAGGCGGTGGAGCATACCGTGCGGACCTTCGGCAAACTGGATATCCTGGTCAACAATCACGGGGTACAGTATCCGCAGCAGAGCCTCCTGGATATCTCCGAGGAGCAGTTGTACGAGACGTACCGCACGAATATTTTTCCGTTCTTCTTCCTGACGCAGGCCGCGCTGCCGCATCTGCGCACAGGAGCTTCCATCATTAACACCGCATCCATAACCGCTTACCAAGGCCATAAGGAGCTTATTGATTATTCATCCACCAAAGGCGCTATTGTCACGTTCACCCGCTCCCTCGCCCTCTCGCTTGCCGACAGCGGAATCCGGGTCAACAGCGTGGCTCCCGGTCCGGTGTGGACCCCGCTGATTCCGTCCAGCTACTCCGCCGAGGAAGTCAGTGTGTTCGGTACCGATACCCCCTTCAAGCGGGCCGCCCAGCCCTATGAGCTGGCTGGAGCCTACGTCTATTTGGCCGGACCCGATTCCACTTACGTTACCGGAACCTGCATTCATGTTAACGGAGGGGACATGGTGACCAGCTGA
- a CDS encoding DUF4269 domain-containing protein: MAEMDCGLGHGEDEADNAGNAVLKEVWQLLRELRIMELLAEYHPRLAGTVPLGIQVEGSDLDIICEVHEPRNFIETARCHFGQLEGFYAVTRTVEGVVRTKINFSAGGWPIELFGQPLATEKQNAWLHMQVEGRILRLLGPGFTENIRALKSGGMKTEPAFAKLLKLEGDPYEEMLVLGRLNPAEFNAVCRRAQPYI; the protein is encoded by the coding sequence ATGGCAGAAATGGACTGCGGTCTGGGCCATGGAGAGGATGAAGCGGATAATGCGGGTAATGCAGTATTGAAAGAGGTCTGGCAATTATTGCGGGAGCTGCGCATCATGGAACTGCTGGCAGAATATCATCCGCGGCTGGCAGGAACAGTGCCCTTGGGGATTCAGGTGGAAGGCAGCGATCTTGATATTATTTGTGAGGTGCATGAACCCCGGAATTTTATCGAAACGGCCCGGTGTCATTTCGGTCAGTTGGAGGGCTTTTATGCGGTGACCCGTACAGTGGAGGGGGTTGTCCGCACCAAAATTAATTTTTCGGCGGGCGGTTGGCCGATTGAGCTGTTTGGACAGCCCTTGGCCACGGAAAAACAGAATGCCTGGCTGCATATGCAGGTGGAGGGACGGATACTGAGGCTGCTCGGACCCGGCTTCACAGAGAATATCCGCGCCCTGAAGTCCGGCGGAATGAAGACAGAGCCTGCGTTCGCCAAGCTGCTGAAGCTCGAAGGTGACCCTTATGAAGAAATGCTGGTGCTTGGCAGGCTTAATCCGGCGGAATTCAATGCTGTGTGCAGACGGGCTCAACCCTACATATAA
- a CDS encoding GNAT family N-acetyltransferase — translation MNYRPMTADDYEAAYRLWENTEGMNLSGADSREEILRYLERNPGMSQVAVNGDKTLAGTAMCGHDGRRGYMYHVAVSEDGRGQGVGRELVSRCLASLLQEGIEKCHLMVIESNALGRSFWTRIGWEERDGIVLFSSNTF, via the coding sequence ATGAATTACAGACCAATGACTGCCGATGATTACGAAGCCGCCTACCGGCTATGGGAGAATACCGAGGGGATGAACCTCAGCGGGGCGGACTCCCGGGAAGAAATACTCCGCTATCTGGAGCGCAATCCGGGAATGAGCCAGGTAGCGGTGAACGGGGACAAGACGCTTGCCGGTACTGCAATGTGCGGGCATGACGGACGCAGAGGGTATATGTATCACGTTGCTGTCAGTGAGGACGGCCGCGGCCAGGGCGTTGGCCGTGAGCTGGTATCCCGCTGCTTGGCCAGTCTGCTTCAGGAAGGGATCGAAAAATGCCATTTGATGGTCATTGAGAGCAACGCTCTCGGCCGCAGCTTCTGGACACGCATCGGCTGGGAGGAGCGGGACGGTATTGTCCTGTTCTCCAGCAACACCTTTTAA
- the sdaAB gene encoding L-serine ammonia-lyase, iron-sulfur-dependent subunit beta, producing the protein MRFKDVFSIIGPAMVGPSSSHTAGAARIGRAARQVLGEPAREAEVTFFGSFAATYQGHGTDRAIAGGLLNFATDDSRLPDSIELAAEAGMEISFGQGTGLFPHPNTVRLHLVGAQTGTELTLTGISIGGGNIEIVDIDGFGVKLTGMYPTVLIHHMDYLGVLASVTDVMRKGQFNIGHMSLDRKNRSGAALTVLELDEAATPGLLHELRALSAVKSVKVVDLNESALEQKGKDNTP; encoded by the coding sequence ATGCGGTTCAAAGATGTATTCTCAATTATTGGCCCGGCCATGGTCGGACCCTCCAGTTCGCATACAGCAGGTGCAGCAAGGATCGGAAGGGCTGCCCGGCAGGTGCTGGGAGAGCCGGCGCGTGAGGCCGAGGTGACTTTCTTCGGTTCTTTTGCCGCTACGTATCAAGGGCATGGGACCGACCGGGCGATTGCCGGGGGCCTGCTGAATTTCGCTACGGATGATTCCCGTCTGCCTGATTCCATAGAACTGGCAGCCGAGGCAGGGATGGAGATTTCTTTCGGTCAAGGAACGGGTCTGTTCCCTCATCCCAATACGGTACGCTTGCATCTGGTTGGTGCGCAGACAGGGACCGAACTGACACTTACAGGAATATCTATCGGCGGCGGAAATATTGAAATTGTGGATATTGACGGCTTTGGAGTAAAGCTTACAGGAATGTATCCGACGGTGCTGATTCATCATATGGACTACCTTGGAGTGCTGGCCAGTGTTACTGATGTGATGCGCAAAGGCCAGTTCAATATTGGACACATGTCGCTGGACCGTAAAAATCGCAGTGGTGCGGCACTCACGGTGCTGGAGCTGGATGAGGCGGCGACGCCGGGGCTGCTGCATGAGCTGAGGGCTCTGTCTGCTGTCAAATCGGTCAAAGTGGTGGATCTGAATGAATCCGCGCTAGAACAGAAAGGGAAGGACAACACACCATGA